In Capillimicrobium parvum, a genomic segment contains:
- the tyrS gene encoding tyrosine--tRNA ligase translates to MSTPLLRNAVDALPAGELERKLALDRPLRVKLGVDPTTADLHLGHTVVLGKLREFQDAGHRVVLIIGDYTARVGDPSGRSKARPVPSGEEIDANARTYQEQAFKVLRDDPDLLEVRWNSEWLDMPMEELFRLTRVATVAQILERDDFAKRWAARTPIAMLELLYPLLQGYDSVAVRADVEIGGTDQKFNLLLGRDVQRAYGQPEQAVLTLPILVGTDGHEKMSKSLGNYVGVSEPPEEQYGKTLSLPDEAMGQWYELLLGRDPDPSSSPRDAKHALAREIVARYHGEQAADAAAAHFQRVVVQKQAPAEMGELAVAGDPVHVPAVLAEAFGISRSEARRLMAQDGVRLDDEVLRDADVPAQALDGRVLRAGKRRFVRLRRDV, encoded by the coding sequence ATGTCAACCCCCCTCTTGCGCAACGCGGTCGATGCCCTGCCGGCGGGGGAGCTCGAGCGCAAGCTCGCGCTCGATCGGCCCCTGCGCGTGAAGCTCGGCGTGGACCCGACGACCGCGGACCTGCACCTCGGCCACACGGTCGTGCTCGGCAAGCTGCGCGAGTTCCAGGACGCCGGCCACCGCGTCGTCCTGATCATCGGCGACTACACCGCTCGCGTGGGCGACCCGAGCGGGCGCTCCAAGGCGCGGCCGGTGCCGTCCGGCGAGGAGATCGACGCCAACGCGCGGACCTACCAGGAGCAGGCGTTCAAGGTCCTGCGCGACGATCCGGACCTGCTCGAGGTCCGGTGGAACTCCGAGTGGCTGGACATGCCGATGGAGGAGCTGTTCCGGCTCACGCGCGTGGCGACGGTTGCGCAGATCCTCGAGCGCGACGACTTCGCCAAGCGCTGGGCCGCGCGGACGCCGATCGCGATGCTCGAGCTGCTCTATCCGCTGCTGCAGGGCTACGACTCCGTGGCGGTGCGCGCGGACGTCGAGATCGGGGGCACCGACCAGAAGTTCAACCTGCTGCTCGGCCGCGACGTCCAGCGCGCCTACGGCCAGCCCGAGCAGGCGGTGCTCACGCTGCCGATCCTCGTGGGGACGGACGGGCACGAGAAGATGTCGAAGTCGCTGGGCAACTACGTCGGCGTCTCCGAGCCGCCGGAGGAGCAGTACGGCAAGACGCTGTCGCTGCCCGACGAGGCGATGGGCCAGTGGTACGAGCTCCTGCTGGGGCGCGACCCGGACCCCTCCTCGAGCCCGCGCGACGCCAAGCACGCGCTGGCCCGCGAGATCGTGGCCCGCTATCACGGCGAGCAGGCCGCGGACGCGGCGGCGGCGCACTTCCAGCGCGTCGTCGTGCAGAAGCAGGCGCCCGCGGAGATGGGGGAGCTCGCCGTGGCGGGCGATCCCGTGCACGTGCCGGCCGTCCTGGCCGAGGCGTTCGGCATCTCGCGCTCGGAGGCCCGGCGCCTCATGGCCCAGGACGGGGTGCGCCTCGACGACGAGGTGCTGCGCGACGCCGACGTGCCCGCGCAGGCGCTCGACGGCCGCGTCCTGCGCGCCGGCAAGCGCCGCTTCGTGCGGCTGCGGCGCGACGTCTGA
- a CDS encoding VOC family protein has protein sequence MSERDGYEPGTPCWVDHGSADPEGAARFYRGMFGWEAVDAMPPDAPGQYFMCSLRGKQVAAIGSQPQEGVPAMWNTYIATGSADDTAAKVREAGGAVLMEPFDVFDAGRMAVFTDPSGAVFCAWQAGATRGAQVVNEPGTLCWNELATRDADGARAFYGAVFGWRGLAMDAGDMDYTVWNLAGDGEPTMQAAVGGMMPMVGDMWPSDLPSHWMVYFAVEDTDAAAARCEELGGSTTVAPFDSPAGRIAVLNDSVGGVFSLITMPDQPAA, from the coding sequence ATGAGCGAGCGGGATGGGTACGAGCCGGGAACGCCGTGCTGGGTGGATCACGGGTCCGCGGACCCCGAGGGCGCGGCCAGGTTCTACCGCGGGATGTTCGGCTGGGAGGCTGTCGATGCGATGCCGCCCGACGCGCCCGGCCAGTACTTCATGTGCTCGCTGCGCGGCAAGCAGGTCGCGGCGATCGGCTCGCAGCCGCAGGAGGGCGTGCCGGCGATGTGGAACACCTACATCGCGACCGGCTCCGCCGATGACACTGCCGCGAAGGTCCGCGAGGCCGGCGGCGCCGTGCTGATGGAGCCGTTTGACGTGTTCGATGCCGGCCGGATGGCCGTCTTCACCGACCCGTCGGGCGCCGTCTTCTGCGCGTGGCAGGCGGGGGCGACGCGCGGGGCGCAAGTCGTCAACGAGCCGGGCACGCTGTGCTGGAACGAGCTCGCCACGCGTGACGCCGATGGCGCGAGGGCCTTCTACGGCGCAGTGTTCGGGTGGCGGGGGCTGGCGATGGACGCCGGCGACATGGACTACACGGTCTGGAACCTCGCGGGTGACGGCGAGCCGACCATGCAGGCGGCGGTCGGCGGGATGATGCCCATGGTCGGTGACATGTGGCCGTCCGATCTGCCGTCGCACTGGATGGTCTACTTCGCCGTCGAGGACACGGACGCCGCGGCCGCGCGCTGCGAAGAGCTCGGGGGCAGCACCACCGTGGCGCCGTTCGACTCGCCCGCCGGCCGCATCGCCGTGCTCAACGACTCGGTCGGCGGCGTCTTCTCGCTGATCACCATGCCTGACCAGCCGGCGGCCTGA
- a CDS encoding DUF389 domain-containing protein gives MIHLRIVSPPNRTKEVLDLLGGDDAVCNVITLPGRAIKPTGDMILADVAREDASIVVSDLRHLGIEEHGSIAIEHIDTALGSNAAAAISSARGEEADAVVWEEVQTRTSEEASLSWTYLAFMMLAASIGACGLFTDNPILIVGAMVVSPDFGPIAGVCVGLVTRRGHLALRSMLAIVVGFAAASATAYVVAQALLVTGAADRDFNVDSSGLANLIASPDAFTFVVAFCAGAAGTLSLTTAKSGALIGVLISVTTIPAASDIGVSAATLDWHSAAGSAEQLIANIATIILAGTLTLLLQRLAYNRRRRAHDRARADDLASGSTPGTPRPRASSPRG, from the coding sequence GTGATCCACCTGCGCATCGTCAGCCCGCCGAACCGCACCAAGGAGGTCCTCGACCTCCTCGGCGGCGACGATGCGGTGTGCAACGTCATCACCCTCCCCGGCCGCGCCATCAAGCCGACCGGCGACATGATCCTCGCCGACGTCGCGCGCGAGGACGCCTCGATCGTGGTCAGCGACCTGCGCCACCTCGGCATCGAGGAGCACGGCTCGATCGCGATCGAGCACATCGACACCGCGCTGGGCTCGAACGCCGCCGCCGCGATCTCCAGCGCGCGCGGCGAGGAGGCCGACGCCGTCGTGTGGGAGGAGGTGCAGACCCGCACGTCCGAGGAGGCGTCGCTGTCCTGGACCTACCTCGCGTTCATGATGCTCGCGGCCAGCATCGGCGCCTGCGGACTGTTCACCGACAACCCGATCCTGATCGTCGGGGCGATGGTCGTCAGCCCGGACTTCGGTCCCATCGCCGGCGTCTGCGTCGGCCTCGTCACGCGCCGCGGACACCTGGCGCTGCGGTCCATGCTCGCCATCGTCGTGGGCTTCGCCGCCGCCAGCGCCACGGCCTATGTCGTCGCCCAGGCGCTCCTCGTCACGGGCGCCGCGGACCGCGACTTCAACGTCGACAGCAGCGGCCTCGCCAACCTCATCGCCAGCCCCGACGCCTTCACGTTCGTCGTCGCGTTCTGCGCCGGCGCGGCCGGCACGCTCTCGCTGACGACCGCCAAGTCCGGCGCGCTCATCGGCGTGCTCATCTCGGTGACGACGATCCCGGCGGCGTCCGACATCGGCGTCTCCGCCGCCACCCTCGACTGGCACAGCGCCGCCGGCAGCGCCGAGCAGCTCATCGCGAACATCGCCACGATCATCCTCGCGGGCACCCTGACGCTCCTCCTGCAACGGCTCGCCTACAACAGACGGAGGCGGGCGCACGACCGCGCCCGTGCAGACGACCTCGCTAGCGGGTCGACCCCAGGGACGCCCAGACCTCGAGCTTCGTCGCCACGCGGCTGA
- a CDS encoding isocitrate/isopropylmalate family dehydrogenase produces MLTITVMEGDETGQELLERALRLLDPELLGVELTLERFDLSLEHRRRTANAVVDDAAQAMRASGFGIKAATITPEGRDDVGSPNRILREGIDGKVIIRTGRRIPGVTPFGGVHYPISVVRMAVGDAYGAEQWREGDEGSGGEVALRTERITRGNCSAVAEYAFRTAAQMGGKVYGGPKWTVSPVYEGMLKEEMDAAAARHPEVIYEPVLIDATYAGLITGAGECPLVIPALNRDGDCLSDLVMPMFGSIAGAESVLLAFDESLDTKVAMAEAPHGTAPALLGKDVANPMAMILACGAVLGYAGRAGDAAAETASRAIYEAVLETVGAGIRTPDLAGHSGTIEFTDEVVSRVATKLEVWASLGSTR; encoded by the coding sequence ATGCTGACGATCACCGTGATGGAGGGTGACGAGACCGGCCAGGAGCTGCTCGAGCGGGCCCTGCGCCTGCTCGATCCCGAGCTGCTGGGAGTCGAGCTCACGCTCGAGCGCTTCGATCTCTCCCTCGAGCACCGCCGCCGCACCGCCAACGCCGTGGTCGACGATGCCGCACAGGCGATGCGCGCGTCCGGATTCGGCATCAAGGCCGCGACGATCACGCCCGAGGGCAGGGACGACGTCGGCTCGCCGAATCGCATCCTGCGCGAGGGCATCGACGGCAAGGTGATCATCCGGACGGGCCGGCGCATTCCCGGGGTGACGCCGTTCGGCGGCGTGCACTACCCGATCTCGGTGGTGCGGATGGCGGTCGGCGACGCCTATGGCGCGGAGCAGTGGCGCGAGGGCGACGAGGGCTCGGGCGGCGAGGTCGCGCTGCGCACCGAGCGGATCACGCGCGGCAACTGCTCTGCCGTCGCCGAGTATGCGTTCCGCACCGCCGCCCAGATGGGCGGCAAGGTCTACGGCGGCCCGAAGTGGACGGTGTCCCCCGTGTATGAGGGGATGCTCAAGGAGGAGATGGACGCGGCCGCGGCCCGCCATCCCGAGGTCATCTACGAGCCCGTGCTCATCGACGCCACGTACGCCGGGCTCATCACGGGTGCCGGCGAGTGCCCGCTGGTGATCCCTGCCCTCAACCGGGACGGAGACTGCCTGTCGGACCTCGTCATGCCGATGTTCGGCTCGATCGCGGGCGCCGAGTCCGTGCTGTTGGCGTTCGACGAGTCGCTCGACACCAAGGTGGCGATGGCGGAGGCGCCGCACGGCACCGCGCCGGCGCTGCTGGGCAAGGACGTCGCGAACCCGATGGCGATGATCCTCGCGTGCGGAGCGGTGCTCGGCTACGCGGGGCGCGCGGGGGACGCGGCCGCCGAGACCGCCTCGCGCGCGATCTACGAGGCGGTGCTCGAGACGGTGGGCGCGGGCATCCGCACACCGGACCTCGCCGGGCACTCGGGCACGATCGAGTTCACCGACGAGGTGGTCAGCCGCGTGGCGACGAAGCTCGAGGTCTGGGCGTCCCTGGGGTCGACCCGCTAG